A single window of Nicotiana sylvestris chromosome 3, ASM39365v2, whole genome shotgun sequence DNA harbors:
- the LOC104218250 gene encoding NAC domain-containing protein 87 — protein sequence MEEINNLPPGFRFHPTDEELITCYLSKKVSDFRFTATAFSDVDLNNCEPWDLPGKASMGEEEWYFFSLIDRKYPTGFRTNRATEAGYWKTTGKDKEIFQGGVVIGMKKTLVFYRGRAPKGEKTNWIMHEYRLETNLAFKPSKEEWVVCRVFQKRSTMKKAQPTSSSQQSLESPNCDTNCTIAKEIIGDFELPNLISIDTPSNYGINKISLHNYNNENMNMDFSAATRSEGASNINVPFLPNWSNLSSSVNSLFENDFTLNHSVQQQQAQDQSYWTIIFGED from the exons ATGGAGGAAATTAATAACCTTCCACCAGGGTTCAGATTCCATCCCACTGATGAAGAACTCATCACTTGTTATCTCAGTAAAAAGGTTTCTGATTTCAGATTCACAGCTACAGCGTTTTCTGATGTTGATCTCAATAATTGTGAGCCTTGGGACCTCCCAG GGAAAGCCTCAATGGGAGAAGAAGAATGGTACTTTTTTAGCCTTATAGATCGGAAATATCCAACTGGATTTCGCACAAACCGAGCAACAGAAGCAGGTTACTGGAAAACAACAGGCAAAGACAAGGAGATTTTTCAGGGAGGAGTGGTTATTGGCATGAAAAAAACTTTGGTTTTCTATAGAGGAAGAGCCCCTAAGGGTGAAAAAACCAACTGGATTATGCATGAATATAGACTAGAAACAAATCTTGCCTTCAAACCTTCAAAG GAGGAATGGGTAGTTTGTAGGGTTTTCCAGAAGAGATCAACAATGAAGAAAGCACAGCCAACATCATCATCCCAACAATCCCTAGAGTCTCCTAATTGTGACACTAATTGCACAATAGCAAAGGAGATAATTGGGGATTTTGAATTACCAAATTTGATTAGCATTGATACTCCATCAAATTATGGGATTAACAAAATTTCTTTACACAATTACAACAATGAGAACATGAACATGGATTTTTCTGCAGCAACAAGATCAGAAGGAGCAAGCAACATTAATGTTCCATTTCTGCCTAATTGGTCTAATCTTTCATCGTCAGTAAATTCTCTCTTTGAAAATGATTTTACTTTAAATCATTCAGTCCAACAGCAACAGGCACAGGACCAGTCATATTGGACTATAATATTTGGTGAGGATTGA